One Littorina saxatilis isolate snail1 linkage group LG1, US_GU_Lsax_2.0, whole genome shotgun sequence genomic window carries:
- the LOC138970742 gene encoding serine-rich adhesin for platelets-like produces MGTEMETLHPAVSITGTTPENVQNNSTTKLARTKPQPLSHLVRAAEVNHGTMSEVTKQTLPQTEDTGSEGTAEVIKVCPSAEQLHWKEAPTRLYCPARECRLVFKTQGGLTKHTNACHPEHKANGGGEGKEFHFHCPEAGCRFNSDFDRWLMSFAQLKAHYVNTHEKKFTCSMCGKGFGLDRDRAYHEKDCGTVFACGVCPCHYPSRQALLTHCARKQHPLPEKYRLPKKSNESKTAASSSQSASVEGSRAKGQGTGGKCSQPHLVTASGNEEMELKVKSSGSPDKAKTKTPCSPRRILPKCPVILAPSLPVALARRVIVNSQGGRSLAHTSCVEIQTDASGIGRLPQRVNVHGVSTGCQTVKNSTGVGQQVNTATQVSATQSRSPTCSSQISDMATQVSGIVFGMVQGSRITHTAIQTSVDKTNSSTQLTGDISLGYDFGAVNRSAQATAVLVNSATQMDLNPQLCAVAVQTNVGTDVTNMAVQATSHIPDFAHIATQATSGEPDVFDISTQVSGALIDPNFPGMMVNPNLVQPPAINTATQATLPYTALNKRNTTNTTGTQMAVGVGSDESETATTGMQTSLSLIPGRSKFGVIAQTQTLGDHILRSAMATADIPVVRSPGRAKGRSPGRKRNMKSSEAQTQAYIQRAKKRRRKQGRLAEEAHPGGVQDLSIATQTVASISPKPTPRPSSSLGMYQNPTLSASASREEESETWDPFLSAPSPPHISTSDTGLQADLDEFLSTYTADFGVQTQDDFLAVCTAEFGVQTSDFSVGGGTADFGVQTIASSLGSLLEDIECGMQYGGSTENTAGMGNPLESTQVSTSSKVSGYSSMVHCGTGTDVSTLDCQTQTIKPVTSETGYSLESCFAEMGTEMDSSLSGFPNPLNPKLFDSFDSELSFSDCATGTEDFFASSHTQTSVGNVASVVKESSISPVMSIDSAVGTDDIFSEIHTQTGLGIQEDLEAGASDRFVESFLSQSAQTDDTNQTQAYSDSATGWDSLHSQAAETSHTTISTSLSATDFSAVAATDTQTQTADDLLDFLMNNMETQTTEDLPDSNLLVADTQTQTSGILLTPPHALSPAPGTSFSPFNNNDATSLVTTETQTCSQFLPEFDEDDEDELFHISDMQTQTSLLDSPVHDDQDFHITDMQEQTSTLHLLVD; encoded by the exons ATGGGAACAGAAATGGAGACTCTGCACCCCGCAGTGAGCATCACAGGGACCACCCCAGAAAATGTGCAAAATAACTCGACAACGAAGTTAGCCAGGACTAAGCCTCAGCCACTTAGCCACCTGGTCAGAGCAGCTGAAGTGAACCATGGCACCATGAGTGAAGTAACAAAGCAAACACTGCCACAGACTGAAGACACCGGCAGTGAGGGGACAGCAGAAGTGATCAAGGTGTGCCCGAGTGCAGAACAGCTACACTGGAAAGAGGCCCCGACCCGCCTGTATTGTCCTGCTAGAGAGTGCAGACTTGTCTTCAAAACGCAGGGAGGTTTGACAAAACACACCAATGCTTGCCACCCGGAGCACAAAGCGAACGGTGGTGGGGAG gggaaGGAGTTTCACTTCCACTGTCCTGAAGCAGGCTGTCGCTTCAATTCTGACTTTGACCGCTGGCTCATGTCCTTTGCTCAACTCAAGGCT CATTATGTCAACACGCACGAGAAGAAGTTCACTTGCAGTATGTGTGGCAAGGGATTCGGCCTGGACAGGGACCGAGCGTACCATGAAAAAGACTGTGGAACGGTGTTCGCCTGCGGTGTGTGTCCATGCCACTACCCGTCTCGCCAGGCTCTGCTCACCCACTGCGCTCGCAAACAACATCCCTTGCCAGAAAAGTATCG GCTACCAAAGAAGAGTAACGAAAGCAAAACTGCTGCTTCATCCAGCCAGTCAGCATCAGTGGAAGGAAGCAGGGCTAAGGGACAAGGCACAGGGGGGAAATGCAGTCAGCCACACTTGGTCACCGCCAGTGGCAATGAAGAAATGGAATTGAAAGTAAAAAGTTCAGGCTCCCCAGACAAAGCTAAGACCAAAACACCTTGCAGTCCTCGTAGGATTCTTCCCAAGTGCCCCGTGATTCTGGCGCCGAGTCTACCAGTGGCTTTAGCCAGGCGGGTCATTGTTAACAGCCAGGGAGGTAGAAGTTTGGCCCACACCAGCTGCGTTGAGATTCAGACTGACGCTTCAGGGATTGGCCGTCTGCCTCAGCGCGTGAACGTACATGGTGTTAGCACTGGCTGTCAGACAGTCAAAAACTCTACAGGCGTAGGTCAACAAGTAAACACGGCAACGCAGGTTTCTGCAACGCAGTCCAGAAGTCCTACTTGCTCTTCACAAATTTCTGACATGGCCACACAGGTTTCTGGAATTGTTTTTGGCATGGTGCAAGGTTCACGGATTACGCACACAGCAATTCAGACCTCTGTCGACAAGACAAACAGCAGTACACAGCTCACTGGAGATATCTCTCTTGGATATGACTTTGGTGCTGTAAACAGATCCGCACAGGCAACGGCTGTGCTTGTCAACAGTGCCACACAGATGGATTTGAACCCTCAGCTTTGTGCCGTCGCTGTGCAGACAAACGTGGGCACCGATGTCACCAACATGGCCGTTCAGGCCACGAGTCACATCCCAGACTTTGCACACATTGCAACCCAGGCCACTAGTGGTGAGCCTGATGTGTTTGACATTTCCACTCAAGTTTCAGGCGCTTTGATAGATCCCAACTTTCCTGGCATGATGGTGAATCCAAACTTGGTTCAGCCGCCAGCAATCAACACAGCCACTCAGGCCACTCTCCCGTACACCGCACTGAACAAGAGGAACACAACCAACACTACAGGAACTCAGATGGCTGTTGGAGTGGGTTCAGACGAGTCAGAAACTGCCACCACTGGTATGCAGACTTCACTCAGTCTGATCCCAGGGCGATCCAAGTTTGGTGTCATCGCACAGACTCAGACGCTGGGTGATCATATATTGAGGTCGGCAATGGCGACAGCCGATATTCCTGTGGTAAGGTCACCAGGTAGGGCTAAAGGGCGCTCACCTGGTAGGAAGAGGAACATGAAATCCAGTGAGGCTCAAACTCAGGCCTACATCCAACGTGCGAAGAAACGACGAAGAAAGCAAGGGCGTTTAGCGGAAGAAGCACACCCAGGAGGGGTCCAAGACTTGAGCATTGCGACACAAACAGTAGCAAGCATTTCTCCAAAGCCGACTCCAAGACCCAGTAGTAGCCTAGGGATGTATCAGAACCCCACACTGTCAGCTTCAGCTTCCAGAGAGGAGGAGAGCGAGACATGGGATCCATTTCTGTCGGCGCCATCCCCTCCACACATCTCCACCAGTGACACGGGACTTCAGGCTGATCTGGATGAGTTTCTCTCTACCTACACTGCAGACTTCGGTGTTCAGACTCAGGATGATTTCCTGGCTGTGTGCACGGCAGAGTTTGGTGTGCAGACCTCTGACTTCTCTGTGGGAGGCGGAACAGCAGACTTTGGCGTTCAGACTATCGCCTCATCCCTTGGTTCTTTACTGGAAGATATTGAGTGTGGCATGCAATATGGTGGTTCAACTGAGAATACTGCAGGCATGGGGAACCCATTGGAAAGTACACAAGTCTCGACCAGTAGCAAAGTTTCTGGATATTCATCGATGGTTCACTGTGGTACGGGTACGGATGTGTCCACCTTGGACTGTCAGACACAAACAATCAAACCTGTCACCTCTGAAACAGGCTACAGTCTTGAGTCTTGTTTTGCCGAGATGGGTACAGAGATGGACAGTTCTTTGTCCGGATTTCCCAATCCGCTGAACCCAAAGCTCTTTGATTCTTTCGACTCTGAGCTGAGTTTTTCGGACTGTGCCACAGGGACTGAGGACTTTTTCGCCAGCTCACACACCCAGACCAGCGTTGGAAATGTGGCGAGCGTGGTGAAAGAGAGCAGCATTAGTCCTGTTATGTCCATAGACTCTGCAGTGGGAACAGACGATATATTTTCAGAGATTCACACACAGACTGGCCTGGGCATTCAGGAGGATTTAGAAGCAGGAGCGAGTGATCGTTTTGTGGAGTCGTTTCTCAGTCAGTCCGCTCAAACCGATGATACCAACCAGACCCAAGCGTACTCAGATTCTGCGACAGGCTGGGACAGTCTTCACTCCCAGGCAGCTGAAACCTCTCACACGACAATTTCCACAAGTTTGTCTGCCACAGATTTTTCTGCTGTGGCAGCTACAGACACGCAAACGCAAACTGCTGACGATCTCCTGGATTTTCTCATGAACAACATGGAAACGCAAACAACAGAGGACCTTCCTGATAGCAACCTGCTagtggcagacacacagacgcagaCTTCCGGAATCCTGCTTACTCCGCCCCACGCTTTGTCCCCGGCTCCTGGAACCAGTTTTTCTCCATTTAACAATAATGATGCTACAAGTCTGGTCACCACGGAAACACAGACTTGCAGTCAGTTTCTGCCAGAATTTGACGAAGATGATGAGGATGAACTGTTCCATATTTCTGACATGCAGACTCAAACAAGTTTGCTCGATTCACCTGTTCATGATGACCAGGATTTCCATATCACAGACATGCAAGAACAGACGAGCACGCTTCATTTGCTAGTTGACTGA